One region of Pongo pygmaeus isolate AG05252 chromosome 21, NHGRI_mPonPyg2-v2.0_pri, whole genome shotgun sequence genomic DNA includes:
- the DEFB125 gene encoding beta-defensin 125 has translation MNLLMLTFIICGLLTQVTKGSFEPQKCWKNNIGHCRRRCLDTERYILLCRNKLSCCISIIISHEYTRRPAFPVIHLEDITFDYSDVDSFTGSPVSMLNDLITFDTTKFGETITPETNTPETTMPPSETTSSKTTMPPSETATSETMPPPSQTALTHN, from the exons ATGAATCTCCTGATGCTGACCTTCATTATCTGTGGGTTGCTAACTCAGGTGACCAAAG GTAGCTTTGAACCCCAAAAATGTTGGAAGAATAATATAGGACATTGCAGAAGACGATGTTTAGATACTGAAAGGTACATACTTCTTTGTAGGAACAAGCTATCATGCTGCATTTCTATAATAATATCACATGAATACACTCGACGACCAGCATTTCCTGTGATTCACCTAGAGGATATAACATTTGATTATAGTGATGTGGACTCTTTTACTGGTTCCCCAGTATCTATGTTGAATGATCTGATAACATTTGACACAACTAAATTTGGAGAAACCATAACACCCGAGACCAATACTCCTGAGACTACTATGCCACCATCCGAGACCACTT CTTCCAAGACTACTATGCCACCATCTGAGACTGCCACTTCCGAGACTATGCCACCACCTTCTCAGACAGCTCTTACTCATAATTAA